From Erigeron canadensis isolate Cc75 chromosome 8, C_canadensis_v1, whole genome shotgun sequence, one genomic window encodes:
- the LOC122579726 gene encoding cysteine--tRNA ligase, chloroplastic/mitochondrial isoform X1, translating to MAALQLLFKCYKPPSPLIFFKSTKWYPPTTHNNILSLSGRKRFFCSAHTKPSIYNNYINNNNEKNKELQLWLYNTMSKEKELFKPKMDGKKVGMYVCGVTAYDLSHIGHARVYVSFDILFRYLRFMGYEVNYVRNFTDVDDKIIARAGQLGEDPISLSRRFCEEFHRDMEFLHCLPPTVEPRVSDHMPQIIDMIKQILDNGCAYTVEGDVYFSVDKSPQYGRLSGRKLEDNRAGERVVVDSRKKNPADFALWKSAKEGEPFWESPWGAGRPGWHIECSAMSAAYLGYSFDIHGGGMDLIFPHHENEIAQSCAACDKSHISYWIHNGFVNIDSQKMSKSLGNFFTIRQVIELYHPLALRFFLIGTHYRSPINYSDVQLESASDRAYYIYQTLQDCVEVVGKQDDPSQKEHIPTEIVDCIRNLNDVFITSMSEDLHSPVVLSAMSDPLKTANDLLHTRKGKKQGKRIQSLAAIEKTIRNVLDILGLMPPSYVEVLQQLREKALKRAKLTEDEVADKINERNAARINKEYERSDAIRKDLATLGIALMDSPEGTSWRPAIPLAMQEQYAFSES from the exons ATGGCAGCGTTGCAGTTATTGTTCAAATGTTACAAACCCCCATCTCCTTTAATATTCTTTAAATCAACAAAATGGTATCCACCCACAACCCATAATAATATACTATCACTTAGTGGGAGGAAAAGATTTTTTTGTTCAGCCCACACCAAACCCagtatttataataattatattaacaataataatgaaaagaATAAGGAATTACAATTGTGGTTGTATAATACAATgagtaaagaaaaagaattatttAAACCAAAAATGGATGGAAAGAAAGTAGGAATGTATGTTTGTGGTGTTACTGCTTATGATCTTAGTCATATTGGTCATGCCCGTGTTTACGTTTCTTTCGATATCCTTTTCAG ATACTTACGATTCATGGGTTATGAAGTCAATTATGTAAGGAACTttactgatgttgatgataaG ATAATTGCTCGAGCAGGTCAATTAGGAGAGGATCCAATCAGCTTGAGCAGACGCTTTTGTGAAGAGTTTCATCGTGATATGGAATTTCTTCATTGCTTGCCTCCTACCGTTGAGCCTCGtgtttctgatcacatgcccCAGATCATTGATATGATCAAACAG ATTCTTGACAATGGGTGTGCCTACACAGTTGAAGGTGATGTGTACTTCTCTGTTGACAAGTCTCCTCAGTATGGACGACTCTCTGGTCGGAAGTTAGAAGATAATCGTGCTGGTGAGCGTGTCGTGGTGGACTCAAGGAAAAAGAATCCTGCTGATTTTGCTCTGTGGAAA TCTGCAAAGGAAGGTGAGCCTTTCTGGGAGAGTCCATGGGGAGCTGGAAGACCTGGATGGCATATTGAGTGTAGTGCAATGAGTGCTGCTTATTTAGGATACTCATTTGATATACATGGTGGCGGAATGGATCTTATTTTTCCCCATCATGAAAACGAAATTGCTCAGAGCTGTGCTGCATGTGACAAAAGCCACATAAGCTACTGGATACACAATGGTTTTGTGAATATCGACTCCCAAAAAATGTCCAAATCACTCGGTAACTTTTTCACAATTCGCCAG GTTATAGAACTTTATCATCCATTGGCCTTGAGATTTTTTCTAATTGGAACACATTACCGGTCGCCTATCAATTACTCTGATGTGCAGCTAGAAAGTGCTTCTGATCGTGCTTATTACATATACCAG ACCTTGCAAGATTGTGTAGAAGTTGTAGGGAAGCAAGATGATCCAAGTCAGAAAGAACATATACCTACAGAAATAGTTGATTGCATACGTaatttaaatgatgtatttattacttctaTGTCTGAAGATCTCCACTCTCCAGTTGTCCTTTCTGCAATGTCTGATCCTTTGAAAACTGCCAATGATCTTCTACATACTCGTAAG GGGAAGAAGCAAGGAAAACGGATACAGTCACTTGCTGCTATAGAGAAAACTATCAGAAATGTCTTGGATATTCTAGGGCTAATGCCACCAAGTTACGTTGAG GTTTTGCAGCAATTGAGGGAGAAAGCACTGAAGCGTGCAAAACTAACCGAAGATGAAGTTGCTGATAAAATCAACGAAAGGAATGCAGCACGAATAAACAAGGAGTATGAACGATCAGATGCAATCAGAAAAGACTTGGCTACACTTGGTATTGCTCTTATGGATAGCCCTGAGGGCACATCCTGGAGACCCGCCATTCCCCTTGCGATGCAAGAACAGTATGCCTTCTCAGAGTCTTAA
- the LOC122579726 gene encoding cysteine--tRNA ligase, chloroplastic/mitochondrial isoform X3 produces MEFLHCLPPTVEPRVSDHMPQIIDMIKQILDNGCAYTVEGDVYFSVDKSPQYGRLSGRKLEDNRAGERVVVDSRKKNPADFALWKSAKEGEPFWESPWGAGRPGWHIECSAMSAAYLGYSFDIHGGGMDLIFPHHENEIAQSCAACDKSHISYWIHNGFVNIDSQKMSKSLGNFFTIRQVIELYHPLALRFFLIGTHYRSPINYSDVQLESASDRAYYIYQTLQDCVEVVGKQDDPSQKEHIPTEIVDCIRNLNDVFITSMSEDLHSPVVLSAMSDPLKTANDLLHTRKGKKQGKRIQSLAAIEKTIRNVLDILGLMPPSYVEVLQQLREKALKRAKLTEDEVADKINERNAARINKEYERSDAIRKDLATLGIALMDSPEGTSWRPAIPLAMQEQYAFSES; encoded by the exons ATGGAATTTCTTCATTGCTTGCCTCCTACCGTTGAGCCTCGtgtttctgatcacatgcccCAGATCATTGATATGATCAAACAG ATTCTTGACAATGGGTGTGCCTACACAGTTGAAGGTGATGTGTACTTCTCTGTTGACAAGTCTCCTCAGTATGGACGACTCTCTGGTCGGAAGTTAGAAGATAATCGTGCTGGTGAGCGTGTCGTGGTGGACTCAAGGAAAAAGAATCCTGCTGATTTTGCTCTGTGGAAA TCTGCAAAGGAAGGTGAGCCTTTCTGGGAGAGTCCATGGGGAGCTGGAAGACCTGGATGGCATATTGAGTGTAGTGCAATGAGTGCTGCTTATTTAGGATACTCATTTGATATACATGGTGGCGGAATGGATCTTATTTTTCCCCATCATGAAAACGAAATTGCTCAGAGCTGTGCTGCATGTGACAAAAGCCACATAAGCTACTGGATACACAATGGTTTTGTGAATATCGACTCCCAAAAAATGTCCAAATCACTCGGTAACTTTTTCACAATTCGCCAG GTTATAGAACTTTATCATCCATTGGCCTTGAGATTTTTTCTAATTGGAACACATTACCGGTCGCCTATCAATTACTCTGATGTGCAGCTAGAAAGTGCTTCTGATCGTGCTTATTACATATACCAG ACCTTGCAAGATTGTGTAGAAGTTGTAGGGAAGCAAGATGATCCAAGTCAGAAAGAACATATACCTACAGAAATAGTTGATTGCATACGTaatttaaatgatgtatttattacttctaTGTCTGAAGATCTCCACTCTCCAGTTGTCCTTTCTGCAATGTCTGATCCTTTGAAAACTGCCAATGATCTTCTACATACTCGTAAG GGGAAGAAGCAAGGAAAACGGATACAGTCACTTGCTGCTATAGAGAAAACTATCAGAAATGTCTTGGATATTCTAGGGCTAATGCCACCAAGTTACGTTGAG GTTTTGCAGCAATTGAGGGAGAAAGCACTGAAGCGTGCAAAACTAACCGAAGATGAAGTTGCTGATAAAATCAACGAAAGGAATGCAGCACGAATAAACAAGGAGTATGAACGATCAGATGCAATCAGAAAAGACTTGGCTACACTTGGTATTGCTCTTATGGATAGCCCTGAGGGCACATCCTGGAGACCCGCCATTCCCCTTGCGATGCAAGAACAGTATGCCTTCTCAGAGTCTTAA
- the LOC122579726 gene encoding cysteine--tRNA ligase, chloroplastic/mitochondrial isoform X2, with protein MILVILVMPVFTFLSISFSGRYLRFMGYEVNYVRNFTDVDDKIIARAGQLGEDPISLSRRFCEEFHRDMEFLHCLPPTVEPRVSDHMPQIIDMIKQILDNGCAYTVEGDVYFSVDKSPQYGRLSGRKLEDNRAGERVVVDSRKKNPADFALWKSAKEGEPFWESPWGAGRPGWHIECSAMSAAYLGYSFDIHGGGMDLIFPHHENEIAQSCAACDKSHISYWIHNGFVNIDSQKMSKSLGNFFTIRQVIELYHPLALRFFLIGTHYRSPINYSDVQLESASDRAYYIYQTLQDCVEVVGKQDDPSQKEHIPTEIVDCIRNLNDVFITSMSEDLHSPVVLSAMSDPLKTANDLLHTRKGKKQGKRIQSLAAIEKTIRNVLDILGLMPPSYVEVLQQLREKALKRAKLTEDEVADKINERNAARINKEYERSDAIRKDLATLGIALMDSPEGTSWRPAIPLAMQEQYAFSES; from the exons ATGATCTTAGTCATATTGGTCATGCCCGTGTTTACGTTTCTTTCGATATCCTTTTCAG GCAGATACTTACGATTCATGGGTTATGAAGTCAATTATGTAAGGAACTttactgatgttgatgataaG ATAATTGCTCGAGCAGGTCAATTAGGAGAGGATCCAATCAGCTTGAGCAGACGCTTTTGTGAAGAGTTTCATCGTGATATGGAATTTCTTCATTGCTTGCCTCCTACCGTTGAGCCTCGtgtttctgatcacatgcccCAGATCATTGATATGATCAAACAG ATTCTTGACAATGGGTGTGCCTACACAGTTGAAGGTGATGTGTACTTCTCTGTTGACAAGTCTCCTCAGTATGGACGACTCTCTGGTCGGAAGTTAGAAGATAATCGTGCTGGTGAGCGTGTCGTGGTGGACTCAAGGAAAAAGAATCCTGCTGATTTTGCTCTGTGGAAA TCTGCAAAGGAAGGTGAGCCTTTCTGGGAGAGTCCATGGGGAGCTGGAAGACCTGGATGGCATATTGAGTGTAGTGCAATGAGTGCTGCTTATTTAGGATACTCATTTGATATACATGGTGGCGGAATGGATCTTATTTTTCCCCATCATGAAAACGAAATTGCTCAGAGCTGTGCTGCATGTGACAAAAGCCACATAAGCTACTGGATACACAATGGTTTTGTGAATATCGACTCCCAAAAAATGTCCAAATCACTCGGTAACTTTTTCACAATTCGCCAG GTTATAGAACTTTATCATCCATTGGCCTTGAGATTTTTTCTAATTGGAACACATTACCGGTCGCCTATCAATTACTCTGATGTGCAGCTAGAAAGTGCTTCTGATCGTGCTTATTACATATACCAG ACCTTGCAAGATTGTGTAGAAGTTGTAGGGAAGCAAGATGATCCAAGTCAGAAAGAACATATACCTACAGAAATAGTTGATTGCATACGTaatttaaatgatgtatttattacttctaTGTCTGAAGATCTCCACTCTCCAGTTGTCCTTTCTGCAATGTCTGATCCTTTGAAAACTGCCAATGATCTTCTACATACTCGTAAG GGGAAGAAGCAAGGAAAACGGATACAGTCACTTGCTGCTATAGAGAAAACTATCAGAAATGTCTTGGATATTCTAGGGCTAATGCCACCAAGTTACGTTGAG GTTTTGCAGCAATTGAGGGAGAAAGCACTGAAGCGTGCAAAACTAACCGAAGATGAAGTTGCTGATAAAATCAACGAAAGGAATGCAGCACGAATAAACAAGGAGTATGAACGATCAGATGCAATCAGAAAAGACTTGGCTACACTTGGTATTGCTCTTATGGATAGCCCTGAGGGCACATCCTGGAGACCCGCCATTCCCCTTGCGATGCAAGAACAGTATGCCTTCTCAGAGTCTTAA